A region from the Pseudomonadota bacterium genome encodes:
- a CDS encoding SCO family protein — MQAPGYGKLAFDAPAPGTYRLPALGPAADGEVLRSDGRPARLHALMNDRLTVLSFIYTRCPDPNGCPLATHVLKRLRREVSEREALAGKVRFLTLSFDPTWDTPQVMRAYAAQVDPQPQDEAATPWSFLTTASREALTPILEAYDQTVIESVDAQGDSLGSYSHILRVYLIDRERQLRNIYNVGFLHPDILAADLLTLLSEQQ; from the coding sequence GTGCAAGCCCCCGGCTACGGCAAGCTGGCCTTCGACGCCCCCGCACCGGGCACCTACCGCCTACCGGCCCTCGGCCCCGCCGCCGACGGCGAGGTGTTGCGCAGCGACGGCCGCCCCGCCCGCCTGCATGCGCTGATGAACGACCGCCTGACGGTGCTGAGCTTCATCTACACGCGGTGCCCAGACCCGAACGGCTGCCCCCTCGCCACCCACGTGCTCAAGCGCCTGCGACGCGAGGTGAGTGAGCGCGAGGCACTGGCGGGCAAGGTGCGATTCCTGACCCTGAGCTTCGACCCCACCTGGGACACGCCGCAGGTCATGCGCGCCTACGCCGCCCAGGTAGACCCGCAGCCCCAGGACGAGGCGGCAACGCCCTGGTCCTTCTTGACCACCGCGTCACGCGAAGCGCTGACACCGATTCTCGAGGCCTACGATCAAACGGTGATCGAGAGCGTGGACGCGCAAGGTGATTCCCTCGGCAGCTACTCCCACATTCTGCGCGTCTATCTGATCGACCGCGAGCGGCAGCTGCGCAACATCTACAACGTGGGCTTTCTCCACCCCGACATCCTGGCGGCCGACCTGCTGACGCTACTGAGCGAACAACAATAA